In one window of Posidoniimonas corsicana DNA:
- a CDS encoding SAM-dependent methyltransferase, which yields MVESQYLFAACQAGAQNALKLEVERRAPDWRLAFSRPGFVTFKAPSPITLASEAIPRMTFARTRGLSLGKASGSDQLDELAAQVWDNEQVRQLVADHGPVALHVWRRDEQVPGAGGFEPGRDELSALVRTGVSAAAPEGALHNPQTAPTDGAVLDIALVEPNEWWLGAHQMRSRVDRWPGGTPSIRLPEHAVSRAYLKLEEALRWAALPTHAGDVWIELGCAPGGASQALLDRGMGVIGVDPAEVDPLLTEHPDFLHFKMRAGDVRRSELQPARWLACDVNAAPQYTLDAVEPVVTHPSITIRGMILTLKLPDWSLAEPDALDEVVKRVKGWGYKDVRLRQLAFNRCELCLAALRSRGQRRLRR from the coding sequence ATGGTTGAGAGTCAGTACCTGTTTGCCGCCTGCCAGGCGGGCGCCCAGAACGCGCTCAAGCTGGAGGTGGAACGCCGCGCGCCGGACTGGCGGCTGGCATTCAGCCGGCCCGGGTTCGTCACGTTCAAGGCGCCCTCGCCGATCACCCTGGCCAGCGAGGCGATCCCCCGCATGACCTTCGCCCGCACGCGCGGGCTGTCGCTCGGCAAGGCCAGCGGCAGCGACCAGCTCGACGAGCTCGCCGCGCAGGTGTGGGACAACGAGCAGGTGCGGCAGCTGGTTGCTGATCATGGGCCGGTGGCTCTGCATGTTTGGCGGCGCGACGAGCAGGTGCCCGGAGCGGGCGGCTTCGAGCCCGGCCGCGACGAGCTCAGCGCCCTGGTCCGCACCGGCGTCAGCGCCGCCGCGCCAGAGGGCGCCCTGCACAACCCCCAGACCGCGCCGACCGACGGCGCGGTGCTCGACATCGCGCTGGTGGAGCCGAACGAGTGGTGGTTGGGCGCGCACCAGATGCGCTCGCGGGTCGACCGCTGGCCGGGCGGCACGCCCAGCATCCGCCTGCCCGAGCACGCCGTCAGCCGCGCGTACCTCAAGCTGGAGGAGGCCCTCCGCTGGGCCGCGCTGCCGACCCACGCCGGCGATGTGTGGATCGAGTTGGGCTGCGCCCCGGGCGGCGCCAGCCAGGCGCTGCTGGACCGCGGCATGGGTGTGATTGGCGTCGACCCGGCGGAGGTCGACCCGCTGCTCACCGAGCACCCCGACTTCCTGCACTTCAAGATGCGCGCCGGCGACGTCCGCCGCAGCGAGCTGCAGCCCGCCCGCTGGCTGGCGTGCGACGTGAACGCCGCGCCGCAGTACACACTCGACGCGGTCGAACCGGTGGTCACCCACCCCAGCATCACCATCCGCGGGATGATCCTCACGCTCAAGCTTCCCGACTGGTCGCTCGCCGAGCCCGACGCGCTGGACGAGGTCGTAAAGCGGGTGAAGGGCTGGGGCTACAAGGACGTCCGCCTGCGGCAGCTCGCCTTCAATCGCTGCGAGCTCTGCCTGGCCGCGCTCCGCAGCCGCGGCCAACGCCGCCTGCGGCGGTGA